In one window of Polaromonas naphthalenivorans CJ2 DNA:
- a CDS encoding SAM-dependent methyltransferase — translation MSIAKGKLYLVPAPLDFGCDSQAPLQDVMPLGTLQVAARLCCWICENAKSTRAYLKRINELHPLSAPVQALQIQELPREVHKKGDHSGHFDARPLLVAALEGRDMGLVSEAGMPAIADPGSSVVRAAHDLGLQVVPLTGPMSLMLALAASGLNGQNFAFVGYLPQDASGRSQRIRELESLALKTGQTQIFIETPYRNAALLQGLLQTLQGNTRLALSCGITLGNSVSRSALVSHWKRDKPQLPLDLPTVFCIGR, via the coding sequence ATGAGCATCGCCAAGGGAAAACTTTACCTGGTGCCCGCACCGCTTGATTTCGGCTGCGACAGCCAGGCCCCGCTGCAGGACGTGATGCCCCTGGGAACGCTGCAGGTTGCGGCCCGGCTGTGCTGCTGGATTTGCGAGAACGCCAAAAGCACACGCGCCTACCTCAAGCGCATCAACGAGCTGCATCCGCTGTCGGCGCCAGTCCAGGCGCTGCAGATTCAGGAGCTGCCGCGCGAGGTTCACAAAAAAGGCGACCACAGCGGCCACTTTGACGCCCGGCCACTGCTGGTGGCCGCCCTGGAAGGCCGCGACATGGGACTGGTCAGCGAAGCCGGCATGCCGGCGATTGCCGACCCGGGCTCCTCGGTGGTGCGCGCAGCGCATGACCTGGGCCTGCAGGTGGTGCCGCTGACGGGGCCGATGTCGCTGATGCTGGCGCTGGCGGCAAGCGGTCTCAACGGGCAGAATTTCGCGTTTGTCGGCTACCTGCCGCAAGACGCTTCCGGACGCTCCCAGCGCATCCGCGAACTCGAATCGCTGGCCCTGAAAACCGGCCAGACCCAGATATTCATTGAAACGCCCTACCGCAATGCCGCTTTGCTGCAGGGCCTGCTGCAAACGCTGCAGGGCAATACCCGACTCGCCCTGAGCTGCGGCATCACCTTGGGCAACAGCGTGTCGCGCAGCGCGCTGGTGAGCCACTGGAAACGCGACAAGCCGCAACTCCCGCTGGATCTGCCGACCGTTTTCTGCATTGGCCGCTGA
- a CDS encoding S49 family peptidase → MNDSNRPGNTDSSFDPSREPGYQSNQPEALSSSAHTAPELIAKKSSEANPSSVPGWERATLEKLVFATLEEQKATRRWKTFVRMSWLLFFIILLWMALQRGTPVTDASVPHTAVVEIKGEIAEGADASAEFVNAALRTAFEDEGSKAIVLLINSPGGSPVQAGMMNDEILRLKTKHKKPVYAVVEESCASAAYYIAVSADQIFVDKASIVGSIGVLMDSFGFSGLMDKLGVERRLLTAGENKGFLDPFSPQSDKQRAFAQAMLDQIHQQFIAVVKAGRGKRLKETPEMFTGLFWNGQQAVELGLADHLGNLDYVAREVVKVEEIIDYTRRENVAERLAKKFGAAMGEGAMKAFQAIPALR, encoded by the coding sequence ATGAACGATTCCAACCGACCCGGTAACACCGACTCTTCCTTCGACCCGTCCAGGGAGCCTGGATATCAGTCAAATCAGCCTGAAGCGCTTTCATCATCTGCACATACCGCTCCTGAATTAATAGCGAAAAAGTCTTCCGAAGCCAATCCCTCCAGCGTTCCGGGCTGGGAGCGGGCAACGCTGGAGAAGCTGGTATTTGCCACGCTTGAGGAGCAAAAAGCCACGCGCCGCTGGAAAACCTTTGTCCGCATGTCCTGGCTGCTGTTTTTCATCATCCTGCTGTGGATGGCCCTGCAGCGCGGCACCCCGGTCACCGATGCCAGCGTTCCACACACCGCCGTGGTTGAAATCAAGGGTGAAATTGCCGAGGGAGCGGACGCCAGCGCCGAGTTTGTCAATGCTGCCTTGCGCACCGCATTTGAAGACGAAGGCTCCAAGGCCATCGTGCTGCTGATCAACTCGCCAGGCGGCAGCCCGGTGCAGGCCGGCATGATGAACGACGAAATCCTGCGCCTGAAGACCAAGCACAAGAAACCGGTCTATGCCGTGGTTGAAGAAAGCTGCGCTTCGGCCGCTTATTACATCGCCGTGTCGGCTGACCAGATATTTGTCGATAAGGCCAGCATCGTCGGCAGCATCGGCGTGCTGATGGACAGTTTTGGCTTTTCCGGCCTGATGGACAAGCTCGGCGTTGAGCGCCGTTTGCTGACCGCCGGGGAAAACAAGGGTTTTCTTGACCCGTTCAGTCCGCAAAGCGACAAGCAGCGCGCTTTTGCGCAGGCCATGCTGGACCAGATTCACCAGCAGTTCATCGCGGTGGTCAAGGCCGGGCGCGGCAAGCGGCTGAAGGAAACGCCCGAGATGTTCACCGGCCTGTTCTGGAACGGCCAGCAGGCGGTGGAACTCGGCCTGGCCGATCATCTGGGGAACCTCGACTATGTGGCGCGCGAAGTGGTCAAGGTTGAGGAAATCATCGATTACACGCGCCGCGAGAACGTGGCCGAGCGTCTGGCCAAGAAGTTTGGCGCCGCCATGGGGGAGGGCGCGATGAAGGCTTTCCAGGCCATACCGGCCTTGCGCTGA
- a CDS encoding Rieske (2Fe-2S) protein, with product MDEWVALCNSRDLVDGGLAVPFDVVYAGQTCRAFAIRFKGVPQAYLNRCTHVAMELDWQPNRIFDDSGQWLLCASHGAAYRPDTGQCTGGPCRGGLVKIMLSERDDVVYWHGAYNLKPLLF from the coding sequence ATGGACGAGTGGGTAGCACTTTGCAATAGCCGCGATCTGGTGGATGGCGGCTTGGCCGTCCCGTTCGACGTGGTCTATGCCGGCCAGACCTGCCGCGCTTTTGCCATCCGTTTCAAGGGAGTGCCGCAGGCCTACCTGAACCGCTGCACGCATGTGGCGATGGAACTGGACTGGCAGCCGAACCGGATATTCGACGACAGCGGCCAGTGGCTGCTGTGCGCCAGCCATGGCGCGGCCTACCGGCCCGATACCGGTCAGTGCACTGGCGGACCGTGCCGGGGCGGGCTGGTCAAAATCATGCTGTCTGAACGCGATGATGTCGTTTACTGGCATGGCGCCTACAACCTCAAGCCCTTGCTCTTTTGA
- a CDS encoding HAD family hydrolase, which yields MQTRNFDLIAFDWDGTLFDSTQIIVRCIQAAVCDVGGKEPTEKAAAYVIGMALMQALAHAAPDVPPEKYPELGARYRHHYARHFNDLSLFAGVLPLLEALKARGHRLAVATGKSRRGLDEALQSVELKGVFDGSRTADETAGKPDPLMLHELMAQFDLPASRILMIGDTTHDLQMALNAGCASVGVSYGAHEPEAFTVLNPLHVAHSVQDLQDWLLANG from the coding sequence ATGCAAACCAGAAACTTTGACCTGATCGCCTTCGACTGGGACGGCACGCTGTTTGACTCCACCCAGATCATCGTGCGCTGCATCCAGGCGGCGGTGTGCGATGTGGGCGGCAAGGAGCCGACTGAAAAGGCTGCCGCCTACGTCATCGGCATGGCCCTCATGCAGGCGCTGGCCCATGCCGCGCCCGACGTGCCGCCTGAAAAGTACCCGGAACTGGGCGCGCGCTACCGGCATCACTACGCCAGGCACTTCAACGACCTGAGCCTGTTTGCTGGCGTTTTGCCGCTGCTCGAAGCCCTCAAGGCGCGCGGCCACCGGCTGGCGGTGGCCACCGGAAAATCACGGCGCGGACTGGACGAGGCGCTGCAAAGCGTCGAACTGAAAGGCGTTTTTGATGGCTCCCGCACGGCCGACGAAACCGCCGGCAAACCCGACCCGCTGATGCTGCACGAGCTGATGGCGCAGTTTGATCTTCCCGCCAGCAGGATATTGATGATCGGCGACACCACGCACGACCTGCAGATGGCGCTGAACGCCGGCTGCGCCAGCGTCGGCGTGAGCTACGGCGCGCATGAGCCCGAGGCCTTCACGGTGCTCAATCCGCTGCATGTGGCGCACTCGGTGCAGGATTTGCAGGACTGGCTGCTGGCCAACGGTTGA
- a CDS encoding RluA family pseudouridine synthase yields MKHIIGAASGKAKRPAKAPFRPAVAPAQPTIHAPAAPKTPEPATALPQATLVTVDEDYAGQRLDNFLIRQLKGVPKTHVYRIIRSGEVRVNKGRAHADTRVEAGDIVRLPPVRTSERAEQKAQAMQSVMTEVARHGASSTVGGYAPAAEFPILFEDDFLLAIDKPAGVAVHGGSGVSFGIIEQLRMARPEADFLELVHRLDRETSGILLIAKRRMALKLLQEQFRERETDKVYLALVSGNWPANQRVIDKALHKYLLPNGERRVKIVANDHPDAMRSVTLVKVKTPIAANPLAPATPFTLLEVTIKTGRTHQIRVHLAGEGHPIAGDDKYGDFELNKALQRSSAGSASLKRMFLHAWSLKFNHPKTRKAVQLQASLPEELQQFLPSRHSSSPEETGNS; encoded by the coding sequence GTGAAACACATTATAGGGGCAGCTTCTGGCAAGGCAAAACGCCCGGCAAAAGCGCCTTTCCGTCCTGCTGTCGCTCCGGCCCAGCCCACCATTCATGCGCCTGCAGCGCCTAAAACGCCTGAGCCGGCCACCGCTTTGCCGCAGGCGACGCTGGTCACGGTCGATGAAGACTACGCTGGCCAGCGGCTCGACAATTTCCTGATTCGCCAGCTCAAGGGCGTGCCCAAAACCCATGTTTACCGCATCATCCGCAGCGGCGAAGTGCGCGTCAACAAGGGCCGGGCGCATGCCGACACCCGCGTCGAGGCCGGCGACATCGTGCGCCTGCCGCCGGTGCGCACCTCGGAGCGGGCCGAGCAGAAGGCCCAGGCGATGCAGAGCGTGATGACCGAAGTCGCGCGCCACGGCGCCAGCTCGACCGTCGGCGGCTACGCGCCCGCCGCTGAATTCCCGATCCTGTTCGAGGACGACTTCCTGCTCGCCATCGACAAGCCGGCCGGCGTGGCGGTGCATGGCGGCAGCGGCGTGAGCTTTGGCATCATCGAGCAGCTGCGCATGGCCCGGCCTGAGGCCGATTTCCTGGAACTGGTGCACCGGCTGGACCGCGAAACCAGCGGCATCCTCTTGATTGCCAAGCGCCGCATGGCCCTGAAACTGCTGCAGGAGCAGTTCCGGGAGCGCGAAACCGACAAGGTTTACCTGGCGCTGGTCAGCGGCAACTGGCCGGCGAACCAGCGCGTGATTGACAAGGCGCTGCACAAATACCTGCTGCCCAATGGCGAGCGGCGCGTCAAGATCGTGGCCAACGACCATCCCGACGCCATGCGCTCGGTCACGCTGGTCAAGGTGAAAACGCCGATTGCCGCCAACCCGCTGGCGCCAGCGACGCCTTTCACGCTGCTCGAAGTCACCATCAAGACCGGCCGCACGCACCAGATCCGCGTGCATCTGGCCGGCGAGGGCCATCCGATTGCCGGCGATGACAAATATGGCGATTTCGAACTGAACAAGGCGCTGCAAAGAAGCAGCGCGGGCTCTGCGTCGCTCAAGCGCATGTTCCTGCATGCCTGGAGCCTGAAGTTCAACCATCCCAAAACCCGCAAGGCGGTTCAGCTGCAGGCGTCCTTGCCCGAGGAGTTGCAGCAATTTCTGCCGTCGCGTCATTCCTCGTCTCCCGAAGAAACCGGGAATTCTTGA